A segment of the Maylandia zebra isolate NMK-2024a linkage group LG2, Mzebra_GT3a, whole genome shotgun sequence genome:
atgctgcagggagaatgtcTTAGTTTAACTTTTAACGTTTCAGGAAcattatataaagaaaaaaaaatctaccctCTCTGTGTTCTTTGAATAATTCATTAAAACATGTGCTCGATAACATCATTAGAACTTGTAGGTGACTATTGCCAGTGTCGTAGGAACTTTCCCTACAAGCTCAAGAGTCAAAGGTTAACGGGCGTAAACATTTACACTGCTGAACGATCAAATGGCCTAAACTGTGCATTTGACTTTGATTGGCTACCTGCTTTTTATGACCTGTAACAAGCACGCACAGCCGTGACTCTCATGCCAGCTACTGACATGAAAACAAGTTGACCCTGGAGTTGCACAATGCTGAACTGATATGGAGACGAGTATCAATGCTGACTTTGTATAAATGGGTTTCTGACAGTTTATCTGAACTTGAAGCAAAAATGTAGACAAAGCGTTTGAGTGGTACCCCCTCTTTTTGTCAACAACACAGAGACGAAGAGCTGCTGCACTGGGGCATGAAAAGCTAAGAGCGAAGTATAAAATGAAAACACGATCCTCCCTTTGGTAGAGCCCCCTCGTGTTAATCTCTTATTACTCTTCAGTTCCTGGATGCCTGCAGTTGTATTACCCTTATCCATTCCAGGGCTTCTTTAGCCAATGTTTCAACCTGCTTCCATGTCCTGTGCTTGGGTCCTCATTATACCTCCAATTACACATTTTACTAGAATTAAATTTTTGTGGTTAACGATTCAAAAAGTCTGAGAACCGATTCCTTACACTTACCCTCCAGTGGATGGTAAGCGTGTTGATTGGCCTCTTTGTTCGACACCAGCATAAAACACAGCTGTTGAGATGCCAATAAAGTTGGTACTAGAAATTTGAATGTACGTAATCAGTCTCACTCTAGAATGATGGATTTAAAGTTGTTTAGAAACGCTTCCCAAACTGATGGGCAGCAATAATTACTTCTCTAAGATCACTGCTGCTGTCTTTCTTGCTTGGTTTGtggttaatcaagtgcattttgCATTTGAGCAGCAGCCTCTTACTTCTTAAGGAAGCATTAAGTGTTTACTTTATAACCTTGTTTTATAGCAGCTGCCTCTGTATAATACGacattctttaaaaaatgaGACTTCTGCAGTAAATCAATTTGGATGTTGTAGCAACATGTCAGAGTCTGTGCAGGCTGTTAGTGATGTGGAAGAAAACTTGCAGTACATACCAGAACACTGTATTTATTGTAAGAGCTATAATAGGAATAAATACAACACTGATACCAAGTTTAGTAGCACAGTTCAGGCATGATTAATACTATCACAAAATAGTTATAGCATAATTAAAACGGTGCAGACCTTTGACAAACTATTTCACAGCACAGTGCGTCTCTTTATTGATCAGTCATGTATAGTATTTCATTTTCCAAAGCGAATATTTtttacaaaagaagaagtgatactttatcataaatgtataATACTGCTctattcaacaaaaatatagTAATCATGTATTTGCATTtattatgtcttttttttttactgtgtaagTACAGTACAAGTCCTGCTTTCAGTGTTTGCATGATAGTTCTTTGAATTcttacaatatacatgtttgaaaaatataatgcaaaacaaattagtaCACTTGGTCGCACAAAAATGTGCACAAAAACGTACGATCTAACCTGAAAGAACTCTAGTTCCCTATTAATGTTTAATTCATAATTGGATTTGCATAGCCAGAAACTCTAACTAATGGGCAGAGTGTAATTTAGTGCGGTTAATCTCActaatcattacaaaatatcaggAATCGAACAGGAATAACTCGCTCTAGGCACTCGTTCCTGTGCTCAGCACTGTTTGTTGTGGGTGCAGGTGCCAGTAGCACACTCGTGgtacaaagaaacaacaaaaaacacgagTAAATACCTACTTCTTGAGGATTTTGTTTCACAGCAGAAGATATTTAAGTGAAAGACGAGGACAGGGGCAAATTACATATCTCATGGAAAATAACGGTTCAGTATAAATCTTGTCTCGTGAATGTTTTCCTGCCTCGTCTTGTGAGCGTCCTGCGACACCTTCGCCTTACGCTCCGACCTCCAAGGAGAAGGTCACGCTGCCCAGGTAGCGGTCAGTGGGAGAATCGTTAATGATGCCCTTTCCGTTCAGTTTGCATTGTACTTGGATGTTAGCGCCTTGCTGCACGCCCGTAAAACGTACAGCCACGACTGGTGAAGAGTAGTTTACCTGAGAGACGAGAGACAGAAGATTAAGACCCGACGGGTGTTTTAAATTCgactgctgctgcagcagttCCCCGACAATCATGAAACTTTCACTCACATGTCTCAGCTTCCCGTAGTATGGATAATACTTGTTTTCAAAAATGCTTTTGGGAAAAAACTCAATTTTTCCCAAGACTTCTGGTGGTCCTTTCTGAGAGAGAAACTTAAAATAGTAAGTCTATTTTACAGACTTACTTATTTTTATACACTTTCAGTCATGAGTCAAAGaatcaagaaagaaaaactttacCTTAACGCCACAGGTCACATTTATCGGTTTCCCCTGACCAGGTAAGTAACCGAGGATCTATTAAAGAAGAACAAGAGTAAGAGGGAAAATGTCTCACTCTGTAAGCACAAATGTAAAGATGCACCTTTGTGGATTCATCTGACAATGTCTTTAcatttaaaagtgaaatattccattttttttaatatgccaAAGCCTCATTTTCTCTCTTGTAGTTTTTCCATCCTGCATTGTTTGCATGCACACGCTATGTATCATCTTTGTCCCAAACTGAATTAGataagtagatttttttttaaggcacAGCTGATGGTGAGTTTCCTTTGCCCTCTTTGTGGGGCACCGACTGTTTCTGTTTGCAAGAAAAATCACAAGTAAATATgtgaaaacattcaaaaatgtttCTAATTAGGCATGAAATAAGCACCCAATGACAAAaggctttctctctgtcttaccTAGAATGACCACAAGATGTCACTCACACAGTAAATTGATAGTAAAATTGATTCACAGTACAGTAATCTGGATTTCTGATATTTTAAAATCCATCTTTTTTTACCCGGTTCATTCGAAGGAGGATGCATGGCATTCCCTGAGAATAGCCAAAGTTGGCGTCCTGCAGCCCTGAACACTGCCCCAACCAGGACCGTTTAAACTGACACGCTTTCCGCTCTGCAGCCTCGTCCAAGTCGTCCTGCATGAAGTATGTCTCCTTATCACAGGGAATATTCTTCCTCTGCTGAGCAGCATCGTTATACGCTGAAAGTacagagcagagagaaagggggagggagaatgagagagagaggagggcatAAATAAACCTTTGCAGTGCCCTGCCAGGCGCAGGCCTCTGATTAAGAAAGCCTGACAAAAGAtgattgtgaaaaaaaaaacacccaggaCTGAATAGCAACCCTCTGCCCACAAAGAGGCTTCCCTTCCCAGCATGCCCTGCAAGGACCAAATAGaaaaaagagggacaaaggcAGTGAAGATGAGGATTAACCCATTCCATGTCTCTTCATTTTAAACAAACTCAACAACCTTGTCAGACCTCCCAGCTTTGACCACCCCACCTCGATCGCATCACTCACGTCTTAGATATTCCTCCATAGACCTGGCGTACTTCCTCCAGGATTTGCGATCAGATGCGTTAAAAGCAATCTCATGGCCTTCTAGGTGCGGGGCCATCGTCATACCTGCCAGTGGAGACGCAGAGACAGTCAACTGTGCTGAGATTCAGGGAGAAGCAACAGACAGAAGGACAGCTAGAGGGACAGAGAACAGAGGAGGTGGTTTGAGTTTGGAGTTATAGTTACCTGGTGGCATCACTCTATCGTTGAAGGTGGGGTGGTAGGGACTAATAGACCACATGAGGCAAAACAAACAGCCGCCAAACATGGCTGCAAGAAACAAATAAAGTGCAGCATAGAAGAGTAGGATGAGGCCTGAATGGTGAgagtgaaggaaaaaaataaaaagaggcaTTAGGGAGTACTTGCACAAATGTGGATTACATAACAGACAACACAGCTCCTGATAAATTACATCTGATCTGAGTGAAGGGGAATAACGAACCATGAACAATTCCCACTTTGCTCAGGCAAACCATTTGGTCTGTCTGGACTCCAGCTACTGTCCTTGATCAGGACGGTCACTAATTTGTTTAGGAATAAAAAAAGCACTGTGGTCCCCTCGTGTCTGCATTTGCGAATAACTCCACTGGCTTTGGTATGAAACCCATACTTAGCTAAAGCACGGACCTTGTGCCAAAGAAATCCTGAGAAATAGCACTGGTCTGCAATTTTCAATTAACAGTCCATTAGCTACTAATCAAGCTAAACGTGTCCTAAATAAAATGGCTTTTGCTGTGTGGGCAATTTCACAGGGGACTAGCTGTAGCCAGCGTTGCATCCCCTGAGCCACAAAGGCCTTTCTGTTTGAGCTCAGTGAGAATTCTCCCAGCTGTCCTTTCACTCAGGAACACAGTGAACCTCCGGTTGCCATCGTAGTGAAGGTCCTTTTGCAGCCATAGAGGCACAGCCAGCTCCAAGGAACCCCAATCACCCCACTCTGGTATTGTGTCCCCTCTTACACACTCGTCTCACAGGACACGCAGCACAGACTTCAACTCGGGGTCTTTCTTCAGCAGACACATGGGCCCCACTCTTCCACAAGTGTGCACACACACTGGTTATGTGGCCCGGGGATCCGGCATTGCAGCTTATGCAAGTAACACACACTTTCCTTAGAAGTTCTTTCTGCACACAGTTGGATCATGTTTGCCATTGTGTGAAAAGAGAGGGGGCTCAACAGCATCACATAGCAACTACCCTGGTTATACCAAGAGGTTGCTCCATCACCAGTGACTCAACAAACTCGTCCAGTGTGTCGCTCATGCCAAAAAAGTTCTCCAGCGCCCAAAGCTCGATTTGGCAGTTAGATTTACAGGGCGGGGGAAAAGAACATGAACACCTCTACGTGTTTTACTGCAACTGAGAGGCCACAAGCATGTTAAGTTCAGCAATGAGGTCGCCAAGGCTTTGGGAAAGAGGCTGTGGAGAGCATGGTAAGATGTAGAGGAATGTGTTTCCTGGCCAATGTGAGGCCTTGAACAGTGCGTCCCGCTGGGGAATCGTCCCCAGGCAGTCTGTTTTTGTCGGGACACTCTGAATCATCCATGCACCTATGTAAACATTGAgcatgaggacacacacacacacacactcgcagcaCAGTGAGCTCAGTCACTGGACTGGAAAGACATTTCTCACCCTAAAACTATCGCTGAGTGCatcttaaaaaacacacacacacactgaaccaTCACATTTGCATGTTATTTAGGATGATTAACTGTGTTGCACTCAACATTAAAAGTGTCGTTATGGTCATATGCACTAAAAAATATATGATACAAAATGTCCCTTCCCCATAACCCAACAGCAGagaatttttctttcttcatcaACTCACTCCAGCTCTTCCCAGAGCGACCCATGAATTCGTTGGTCTCTGCATTCCACAGGTATGTCTTCAGGTCGTCTATTTTCTGGTGGAGCGTCCTCTTGGGAATCGGCCTGCGCTTCCATCTCTCAAAGTTGAGGTCTTCCTGCTCTAGAGGCTGATGCTcggccagctcctcctgctcttCCTCCAGCTCTTGGCCATGCTTGAGTATCACTTTGTGAGGCTGgtggaaagaagaagagaaaaagccCTCACCACACATATTCTAAACTGCTGAGTTCTACAGTGAAACCTATTTGCTTTTCAAattactgcaggaaaaaaatggCATGCCTCCTGATCTGAGTATGACCGATAACATAAACTGCCAGACAGCGCTCTGCATATTAATGAACTGATGGTCCTGTCCTCCGTTTCTGCAAATTATAAACCCGCTGGTGACCTTGTGGCACTCGTTGGGAGAGCTGACCTCCTCTGAGTGGACCCTCCTGcttggagcagcagctgcagacagCAGAACTGGAGGGTCACTCTGACAGCCAGCTGTTACTGAGTCTCAGCATCCAGAGGCCAGGACACACAGATCCCAGAGGAGCCACGGGACACATCATTTGCGAGAGAGAGGCCTTTATAAGAATCTGCTGCTACGGGAGGATGGGAGCGGGGTTGATAACTTTGAGGTTCATCAAAAACGCTCATGAGCCAGAgggaaaaaagaataaaataatctCAGCACTCACAAGACTTCTAACAAGCTTCTCCTCAGCTCCTCCCTCTGTGGAACTGGGCTCCATATTCTTCGCAGAAAGAAAAGGTGCCAGTTAAACCAACCACAATCCACGGTGTCCATTAAATTACTTTTCAATTCAAAGCCAAGCTATCTGAAATACACAATCTGTGCTCTATCGATGAATGAAAAGTCGGACATACCTGAAGTTCtcttttcaattaaaaaaacacgGATTAATAAGTCGAAAACCCTATTGGCccccagaggaaaaaaaatattatttgtcaAAAAGTTTTGGGGGATTTCATTAGAAAGTTTTAGGCGTGCAGGGGGAACCGGGTGTGGAGAGCTTCCTTCAACTAGGCGCGCATCATAGTGAATGAGCGCTGGCCGGAGAAAAGCTGGGGGTGGGATGCaaagtgctttttcttttttgggtccCACAGACGTTTTGGCAGCGGCCTGGATCACAGCACTGCATGCTGTACACGCACACCATCAGCCATTGTCTGCTAAGCTGAAGCAAAGCGTGAATACAATATTTATAGCCTCTCCCAGCACAAGACACTCAATCAGCGCCTGGCTGCGTACTGTAAATGCGCAAAGATCTTCCAGCAATTAACTATTTTTCAATTCTTAGTTAAATATCTTTGACTCGGGTGTTTATCTAACTTaaatcacaaatcaaatcaaagtaAATCAATCATTAGATACACTCCACGCACGTGTATGCGCACTAATCCAGCTGTCAGCACCCACAATTTCAACGGATTACCATAAACTAACCTCTGGTGAAGTAGTCCTCATCCCTGATCCCATTAGCACTCCGGTCACGTACCGTTCTGTTACCCCCATACTAAAGTGGAAGGGGGGAACGTCCCTAAGAAGTTCCCCTCCTCcttttacatgaaaagagaaattgCGTCATGGAAAAAGCAATTCTTTGAGATATGCGCGGCAAATCGTGCGTGTGTGTTAGAGCTCGCgttttttacagtaaaagccAAATAAGGATGTTTGCAGAGAACTAAAAGtcacaaaaatatatttgtcaGTAGTTCTCCTGTCAGTGCAGATTAATAACCTGAAC
Coding sequences within it:
- the atp1b4 gene encoding protein ATP1B4 isoform X1, yielding MGVTERYVTGVLMGSGMRTTSPEPHKVILKHGQELEEEQEELAEHQPLEQEDLNFERWKRRPIPKRTLHQKIDDLKTYLWNAETNEFMGRSGKSWSLILLFYAALYLFLAAMFGGCLFCLMWSISPYHPTFNDRVMPPGMTMAPHLEGHEIAFNASDRKSWRKYARSMEEYLRPYNDAAQQRKNIPCDKETYFMQDDLDEAAERKACQFKRSWLGQCSGLQDANFGYSQGMPCILLRMNRILGYLPGQGKPINVTCGVKKGPPEVLGKIEFFPKSIFENKYYPYYGKLRHVNYSSPVVAVRFTGVQQGANIQVQCKLNGKGIINDSPTDRYLGSVTFSLEVGA
- the atp1b4 gene encoding protein ATP1B4 isoform X2; its protein translation is MEPSSTEGGAEEKLVRSLPHKVILKHGQELEEEQEELAEHQPLEQEDLNFERWKRRPIPKRTLHQKIDDLKTYLWNAETNEFMGRSGKSWSLILLFYAALYLFLAAMFGGCLFCLMWSISPYHPTFNDRVMPPGMTMAPHLEGHEIAFNASDRKSWRKYARSMEEYLRPYNDAAQQRKNIPCDKETYFMQDDLDEAAERKACQFKRSWLGQCSGLQDANFGYSQGMPCILLRMNRILGYLPGQGKPINVTCGVKKGPPEVLGKIEFFPKSIFENKYYPYYGKLRHVNYSSPVVAVRFTGVQQGANIQVQCKLNGKGIINDSPTDRYLGSVTFSLEVGA